A genomic region of Microtus ochrogaster isolate Prairie Vole_2 chromosome 15, MicOch1.0, whole genome shotgun sequence contains the following coding sequences:
- the Pfkm gene encoding ATP-dependent 6-phosphofructokinase, muscle type: MTHEEHHAAKTLGIGKAIAVLTSGGDAQGMNAAVRAVVRVGIFTGARVFFVHEGYQGLVDGGEHIREATWESVSMMLQLGGTVIGSARCKDFREREGRLRAAHNLVKRGITNLCVIGGDGSLTGADTFRSEWSDLLNDLQKNGKITAEEAKKSSFLNIVGLVGSIDNDFCGTDMTIGTDSALHRIVEIVDAITTTAQSHQRTFVLEVMGRHCGYLALVTSLSCGADWVFIPECPPDDDWEEHLCRRLSETRTRGSRLNIIIVAEGAIDKNGKPITSEDIKNLVVKRLGYDTRVTVLGHVQRGGTPSAFDRILGSRMGVEAVMALLEGTPDTPACVVSLSGNQAVRLPLMECVQVTKDVTKAMDEKRFDEAMKLRGRSFMNNWEVYKLLAHVRPPVSKGGLHTVAVMNVGAPAAGMNAAVRSTVRIGLIQGNRVLVVHDGFEGLAKGQIEEAGWSYVGGWTGQGGSKLGTKRTLPKKNLEQISANITKFNIQGLVIIGGFEAYTGGLELMEGRKLFDELCIPFVVIPATVSNNVPGSDFSIGADTALNTICTTCDRIKQSAAGTKRRVFIIETMGGYCGYLATMAGLAAGADAAYIFEEPFTIRDLQANVEHLVQKMKTTVKRGLVLRNEKCNENYTTDFIFNLYSEEGKGIFDSRKNVLGHMQQGGSPTPFDRNFATKMGAKAMNWMSGKIKESYRNGRIFANTPDSGCVLGMRKRALVFQPVTELKDQTDFEHRIPKEQWWLKLRPILKILAKYEIDLDTSDHAHLEHISRKRSGEAAV; encoded by the exons ATGACCCATGAAGAGCATCATGCAGCCAAAACGCTGGGGATCGGCAAGGCCATCGCCGTGTTAACCTCTGGCGGAGATGCCCAAG gTATGAATGCTGCTGTCAGGGCTGTGGTTCGAGTTGGTATCTTTACGGGGGCCCGTGTCTTCTTTGTCCATGAG GGTTACCAAGGCCTGGTGGATGGTGGCGAGCACATCAGGGAGGCCACCTGGGAGAGCGTTTCCATGATGCTTCAGCTG GGAGGCACAGTGATTGGCAGTGCCCGATGCAAAGACTTTCGGGAGCGAGAAGGACGACTCCGGGCTGCCCACAACTTGGTGAAGCGGGGAATCACCAATCTGTGTGTTATTGGAGGTGATGGCAGCCTCACCGGGGCTGACACTTTCCGTTCGGAGTGGAGTGACTTGTTGAATGACCTCCAGAAAAATG GGAAGATCACAGCTGAGGAGGCTAAGAAGTCTAGCTTCCTGAACATTGTGGGCCTGGTTGGCTCAATCGACAATGACTTCTGTGGCACTGATATGACCATTGGTACTGACTCTGCCCTGCACCGGATAGTAGAGATTGTAGACGCcatcaccaccactgctcagag CCATCAGAGGACATTTGTGTTAGAAGTGATGGGCCGCCACTGTGG ATACCTGGCCCTTGTCACCTCTCTCTCCTGTGGGGCCGATTGGGTGTTTATTCCTGAATGTCCACCAGATGATGATTGGGAAGAACACCTTTGTCGTCGACTCAGTGAG ACGAGGACCCGTGGTTCTCGGCTCAACATCATCATTGTTGCTGAGGGTGCAATTGACAAGAATGGAAAACCAATCACCTCAGAAGACATCAAGAAT CTGGTGGTAAAGCGTCTTGGATATGACACTAGGGTCACTGTTTTGGGACACGTGCAGCGGGGTGGGACGCCATCAGCCTTTGATCGGATTCTG GGGAGCAGAATGGGTGTAGAAGCAGTGATGGCACTTTTGGAGGGGACCCCAGACACCCCAGCCTGTGTGGTGAGCCTCTCTGGTAACCAGGCAGTGCGCCTGCCCCTCATGGAGTGTGTCCAAGTG ACCAAAGACGTGACCAAGGCTATGGATGAGAAGAGATTCGATGAAGCCATGAAGCTGAGAGGCCG GAGCTTCATGAACAACTGGGAGGTGTACAAGCTTCTAGCTCACGTCAGACCCCCAGTCTCTAAG GGAGGGTTGCACACAGTGGCTGTGATGAACGTGGGGGCCCCAGCTGCAGGCATGAATGCCGCGGTCCGCTCCACTGTGAGGATCGGCCTTATCCAGGGCAACCGAGTACTGGTTGTACATGATGGCTTTGAGGGGCTGGCCAAAGGTCAG ATTGAAGAAGCTGGCTGGAGCTATGTCGGAGGCTGGACTGGTCAAGGTGGTTCCAAACTTGGTACTAAAAG GACCCTGCCCAAGAAGAACTTGGAACAGATCAGTGCCAACATAACTAAGTTTAACATTCAGGGCCTTGTCATCATTGGGGGCTTTGAG GCTTACACAGGGGGCTTGGAGCTGATGGAGGGCAGGAAGCTGTTTGATGAGCTCTGCATCCCATTTGTGGTCATTCCTGCCACGGTTTCCAATAATGTCCCTGGGTCAGACTTCAGCATCGGGGCTGACACAGCACTAAATACCATCTGCACG ACTTGTGACCGGATCAAGCAGTCCGCAGCAGGCACCAAGCGTCGGGTATTTATCATCGAGACTATGGGTGGCTACTGTGGCTATCTGGCCACCATGGCAGGACTAGCAGCTGGGGCTGATGCTGCCTACATTTTTGAGGAGCCCTTCACCATCCGAGATCTCCag GCGAACGTGGAGCATCTCGTGCAGAAGATGAAGACAACGGTGAAGAGAGGCCTCGTGTTAAG GAATGAGAAGTGTAATGAGAACTACACCACTGACTTCATTTTCAACCTGTACTCTGAGGAGGGCAAAGGCATCTTCGACAGCAGGAAGAACGTGCTTGGCCACATGCAGCAG GGTGGAAGCCCGACTCCCTTCGACAGGAATTTTGCCACTAAGATGGGTGCCAAGGCTATGAACTGGATGTCTGGGAAAATCAAGGAGAGCTACCGTAATG GACGGATCTTTGCCAATACTCCAGACTCAGGTTGTGTCCTGGGGATGCGTAAGAGGGCCCTGGTCTTTCAGCCAGTGACTGAGCTGAAGGACCAGACAGATTTTGA gCACCGAATCCCCAAAGAACAATGGTGGCTGAAGCTGAGGCCAATCCTCAAAATCCTAGCCAAGTATGAGATTGATTTGGACACCTCTGACCACGCCCACCTGGAGCACATTTCTAGGAAGCGGTCTGGAGAAGCTGCTGTCTAG